In Humulus lupulus chromosome 7, drHumLupu1.1, whole genome shotgun sequence, the following are encoded in one genomic region:
- the LOC133789064 gene encoding pentatricopeptide repeat-containing protein At5g66520-like isoform X2, whose protein sequence is MGSLVVFGMSSPISGASSSPSLASPLHHLHSCSSMSDLKQFHSQVIRLGLSTDNYAMGHLIKFCALSNSGDITYALHLFDSLPHPDAFIYNTIIRGHLQSESPINSFLFYSQMLHDSVIPNSFQSPVEARRVFDSMPLRDVVSWTTLIAGYSQCGFVDEAFQLFELMPERNAVTWNAMIASYVQNNRFHEAFALFRRMREEEVTLDKYLAASMLTACTGIGALHQGKWIHDYIEKSCIELDSKLVTTIIDMYCKCGCLDKAFQVFNEWPHKGISSWNCMIGGLAMHGKGEAAIELFEEMQRRMVAPDHITFVNLLSACAHSGLVEEGRHHFQCMTRVYGIEPRREHFGCMVDLLGRAGMLEEARELIDEMPISPDAGVLGALLGACKIHGNIKLAEEIGEEVIKLDPENSGRYVLLANLYARAGRSEDVAKVRKLMNDRGVKKVAGFSMIELEGAVHEFIAGGRTHPESKDIYGKVNEMLEDIRCVGYVPESDGVLLHDVEEEEMENPVYHHSEKLAIAFGLLKTKPGETIRISKNLRVCKDCHNASKLISKVFDREIIVRDRNRFHHFKNGLCSCKDYW, encoded by the exons ATGGGAAGCCTTGTAGTCTTTGGCATGTCCAGCCCAATCAGTGGTGCATCTTCGTCTCCATCTCTAGCTTCCCCCTTGCATCACCTCCATTCCTGTTCTTCCATGTCTGACCTCAAGCAGTTTCACTCTCAAGTCATTCGTCTCGGCCTCTCTACAGACAACTATGCTATGGGTCACCTTATCAAGTTTTGTGCACTGTCTAATTCTGGTGATATCACTTACGCCCTCCACCTGTTCGACTCTCTACCTCATCCAGATGCATTCATTTACAATACCATAATCAGAGGCCACTTGCAGTCCGAGTCACCAataaattcttttcttttctactCCCAGATGTTACACGACTCTGTCATCCCCAATAG TTTTCAGTCTCCAGTGGAAGCAAGGAGGGTCTTCGATAGCATGCCATTGCGGGATGTGGTGTCTTGGACCACATTGATTGCTGGCTACTCTCAATGTGGATTTGTTGACGAGGCTTTTCAACTCTTTGAGTTGATGCCTGAGAGGAACGCTGTTACTTGGAATGCCATGATTGCATCCTATGTTCAGAATAATCGTTTCCACGAGGCCTTTGCTTTGTTTCGTAGGATGCGAGAAGAAGAGGTGACCTTGGATAAATACTTGGCTGCTAGTATGTTAACAGCTTGCACAGGAATAGGTGCTCTCCATCAAGGGAAATGGATACATGACTATATCGAGAAAAGCTGCATTGAATTAGACTCCAAACTTGTTACAACAATCATTGACATGTACTGCAAATGCGGTTGTTTGGACAAGGCTTTCCAGGTTTTTAACGAGTGGCCCCATAAAGGAATTTCCTCTTGGAACTGCATGATTGGAGGGCTTGCAATGCACGGAAAAGGAGAAGCTGCCATTGAACTCTTTGAAGAGATGCAGAGGAGGATGGTAGCACCGGACCATATCACTTTTGTCAACCTTCTTAGTGCTTGTGCTCATTCAGGGTTAGTGGAGGAGGGTCGTCATCACTTCCAATGCATGACTCGGGTTTATGGTATTGAGCCTAGAAGGGAGCATTTCGGCTGCATGGTGGATCTGCTTGGAAGAGCTGGGATGCTAGAGGAAGCAAGAGAGCTTATAGATGAGATGCCCATAAGCCCAGATGCTGGTGTGTTGGGTGCTCTTCTTGGGGCTTGTAAAATCCATGGAAACATAAAATTGGCTGAGGAAATTGGGGAAGAAGTAATAAAACTGGACCCTGAAAACAGCGGGCGCTATGTGCTATTAGCTAATTTATATGCCAGAGCTGGTAGGTCAGAAGATGTGGCCAAAGTGAGGAAGTTGATGAATGACAGGGGAGTGAAGAAAGTTGCTGGATTTTCCATGATTGAATTGGAGGGTGCTGTTCATGAGTTCATCGCAGGAGGAAGAACCCATCCCGAGTCCAAAGACATATATGGTAAAGTTAATGAGATGTTGGAAGACATAAGATGTGTTGGCTATGTTCCTGAGTCTGATGGAGTACTATTGCATGAtgttgaagaggaggaaatggagaATCCAGTCTACCATCATAGTGAGAAGCTTGCAATTGCCTTTGGATTGTTGAAGACTAAACCAGGGGAGACAATTCGAATCTCGAAGAACTTGCGGGTGTGCAAAGACTGTCACAATGCAAGCAAACTGATCTCAAAAGTTTTTGATCGTGAGATAATTGTGAGAGATAGAAATCGATTTCACCATTTTAAAAATGGGTTGTGTTCTTGTAAAGATTACTGGTAA
- the LOC133789064 gene encoding pentatricopeptide repeat-containing protein At5g66520-like isoform X1, producing MGSLVVFGMSSPISGASSSPSLASPLHHLHSCSSMSDLKQFHSQVIRLGLSTDNYAMGHLIKFCALSNSGDITYALHLFDSLPHPDAFIYNTIIRGHLQSESPINSFLFYSQMLHDSVIPNRYTFPSLIRACGLDNGVQEGRQVHSHVVKFGFLADGFCQNSLIHMYLSFQSPVEARRVFDSMPLRDVVSWTTLIAGYSQCGFVDEAFQLFELMPERNAVTWNAMIASYVQNNRFHEAFALFRRMREEEVTLDKYLAASMLTACTGIGALHQGKWIHDYIEKSCIELDSKLVTTIIDMYCKCGCLDKAFQVFNEWPHKGISSWNCMIGGLAMHGKGEAAIELFEEMQRRMVAPDHITFVNLLSACAHSGLVEEGRHHFQCMTRVYGIEPRREHFGCMVDLLGRAGMLEEARELIDEMPISPDAGVLGALLGACKIHGNIKLAEEIGEEVIKLDPENSGRYVLLANLYARAGRSEDVAKVRKLMNDRGVKKVAGFSMIELEGAVHEFIAGGRTHPESKDIYGKVNEMLEDIRCVGYVPESDGVLLHDVEEEEMENPVYHHSEKLAIAFGLLKTKPGETIRISKNLRVCKDCHNASKLISKVFDREIIVRDRNRFHHFKNGLCSCKDYW from the coding sequence ATGGGAAGCCTTGTAGTCTTTGGCATGTCCAGCCCAATCAGTGGTGCATCTTCGTCTCCATCTCTAGCTTCCCCCTTGCATCACCTCCATTCCTGTTCTTCCATGTCTGACCTCAAGCAGTTTCACTCTCAAGTCATTCGTCTCGGCCTCTCTACAGACAACTATGCTATGGGTCACCTTATCAAGTTTTGTGCACTGTCTAATTCTGGTGATATCACTTACGCCCTCCACCTGTTCGACTCTCTACCTCATCCAGATGCATTCATTTACAATACCATAATCAGAGGCCACTTGCAGTCCGAGTCACCAataaattcttttcttttctactCCCAGATGTTACACGACTCTGTCATCCCCAATAGGTATACTTTCCCTTCTCTCATTAGAGCTTGTGGCCTTGATAATGGTGTTCAAGAAGGCAGACAAGTACATTCCCATGTTGTCAAATTTGGATTTCTAGCTGATGGGTTTTGCCAAAACAGTCTAATACATATGTATCTTAGTTTTCAGTCTCCAGTGGAAGCAAGGAGGGTCTTCGATAGCATGCCATTGCGGGATGTGGTGTCTTGGACCACATTGATTGCTGGCTACTCTCAATGTGGATTTGTTGACGAGGCTTTTCAACTCTTTGAGTTGATGCCTGAGAGGAACGCTGTTACTTGGAATGCCATGATTGCATCCTATGTTCAGAATAATCGTTTCCACGAGGCCTTTGCTTTGTTTCGTAGGATGCGAGAAGAAGAGGTGACCTTGGATAAATACTTGGCTGCTAGTATGTTAACAGCTTGCACAGGAATAGGTGCTCTCCATCAAGGGAAATGGATACATGACTATATCGAGAAAAGCTGCATTGAATTAGACTCCAAACTTGTTACAACAATCATTGACATGTACTGCAAATGCGGTTGTTTGGACAAGGCTTTCCAGGTTTTTAACGAGTGGCCCCATAAAGGAATTTCCTCTTGGAACTGCATGATTGGAGGGCTTGCAATGCACGGAAAAGGAGAAGCTGCCATTGAACTCTTTGAAGAGATGCAGAGGAGGATGGTAGCACCGGACCATATCACTTTTGTCAACCTTCTTAGTGCTTGTGCTCATTCAGGGTTAGTGGAGGAGGGTCGTCATCACTTCCAATGCATGACTCGGGTTTATGGTATTGAGCCTAGAAGGGAGCATTTCGGCTGCATGGTGGATCTGCTTGGAAGAGCTGGGATGCTAGAGGAAGCAAGAGAGCTTATAGATGAGATGCCCATAAGCCCAGATGCTGGTGTGTTGGGTGCTCTTCTTGGGGCTTGTAAAATCCATGGAAACATAAAATTGGCTGAGGAAATTGGGGAAGAAGTAATAAAACTGGACCCTGAAAACAGCGGGCGCTATGTGCTATTAGCTAATTTATATGCCAGAGCTGGTAGGTCAGAAGATGTGGCCAAAGTGAGGAAGTTGATGAATGACAGGGGAGTGAAGAAAGTTGCTGGATTTTCCATGATTGAATTGGAGGGTGCTGTTCATGAGTTCATCGCAGGAGGAAGAACCCATCCCGAGTCCAAAGACATATATGGTAAAGTTAATGAGATGTTGGAAGACATAAGATGTGTTGGCTATGTTCCTGAGTCTGATGGAGTACTATTGCATGAtgttgaagaggaggaaatggagaATCCAGTCTACCATCATAGTGAGAAGCTTGCAATTGCCTTTGGATTGTTGAAGACTAAACCAGGGGAGACAATTCGAATCTCGAAGAACTTGCGGGTGTGCAAAGACTGTCACAATGCAAGCAAACTGATCTCAAAAGTTTTTGATCGTGAGATAATTGTGAGAGATAGAAATCGATTTCACCATTTTAAAAATGGGTTGTGTTCTTGTAAAGATTACTGGTAA
- the LOC133792541 gene encoding uncharacterized protein LOC133792541, translated as MGTLGMTFAAPTIYDPTSSGYVPAQSTQFSGDGMTPVGYSAAPGRAQPSQMRGTEASVNPSWGKRLGKGKNRSEPSKKGKRGYEPQYSEYTNLVDTRENIYLATERTVHYWKPTPMFKGGMNSRDTNKRCAYHKDVGHSTEECHQLKDEIKNLIKLGHLHQWVKMPVGVPGVPVVPGQSIISGAPGVYQLPQGRYAIVQGAQAPQGAPIVQAPRPEMPFPSETAPPRVDGHITTISGGPHLGGPSRNDKKRYLSEIDHDQEVCALVQTPAQRPKLMNLPITFTEEDAWNVHFLHHDPLVIDAQIANKMVSQILVDDGSSVNILYKPTFIAIGLTKADLASCLTQIYGFNGDSILPMGKI; from the coding sequence ATGGGTACTCTCGGAATGACTTTTGCAGCCCCAACAATCTACGATCCTACGTCCTCAGGGTACGTGCCAGCCCAGTCCACCCAATTTTCTGGAGATGGGATGACACCAGTCGGGTACAGTGCTGCTCCCGGCAGGGCCCAACCGTCCCAAATGAGAGGGACAGAGGCAAGCGTAAACCCTTCTTGGGGGAAGAGATTAGGGAAAGGAAAGAACCGGTCCGAGCCCTCTAAGAAGGGCAAGAGGggatacgagccccaatattcagagtaCACCAACTTAGTGGATAccagggaaaacatatacctggccacgGAGAGGACGGTTCACTACTGGAAAcccacccccatgttcaaagggggaatgAACTCGAGGGACACCAACAAGAGGTGTGCGTATCATAAAGACGTGGGTCACTCGACCGAAGAGTGTcatcagctgaaggatgaaatcaagAATTTGATCAAGTTGGGACATCTCCATCAGTGGGTTAAGATGCCCGTGGGTGTTCCGGGAGTGCCAGTAGTTCCCGGACAATCCATTATCTCGGGTGCACCTGGAGTGTACCAACTTCCCCAAGGAAGATACGCGATAGTCCagggagcacaggcccctcagggggccccaattGTGCAGGCACCTAGACCCGAGATGCCTTTCCCCTCTGAAACTGCGCCCCCTCGAGTAGATGGTCACATAACCACCATCTCGGGTGGGCCACACCTGGGGGGACCATCCCGGAATGATAAAAAACGATACCTCAGTGAGATTGACCATGACcaagaggtatgcgccttggtccagaCCCCGGCTCAACGCCCAAAGTTGATGAATttacccatcaccttcacggaagaagaCGCCTGGAACGTCCACTTCCTGCATCATGATCCTTTGGTCATCGATGCCCAAATAGCTAACAAGATGGTGTCCCAAATATTGGTGGATGatggaagctccgtcaacatttTATACAAGCCAACCTTCATCGCGATTGGCTTGACTAAGgcagatctggcctcatgccTAACTCAGATCTACGGGTTCAACGGAGATTCGATACTCCCAATGGGGAAGATCTAG